In Plasmodium coatneyi strain Hackeri chromosome 5, complete sequence, a genomic segment contains:
- a CDS encoding Guanine nucleotide-binding protein has product MENIKEAEISLRGVLEGGHSDWVTSVSTPTDAKLKTIVSASRDKKLIVWNINPDDDSGEIGTAKKSLTGHSQAINDVSISSDGLFALSGSWDHSVRLWDLSCGETIRSFIGHTSDVFSVSFSPDNRQIVSASRDKTIKLWNTLAQCKYTITEQQHTDWITCVRFSPSPKQAIIVSCGWDKLVKVWNLKNCDLNKNLEAHTGVLNTVTISPDGSLCASGGKDGVAKLWDVNEGKHLYSLETGCTINSLCFSPCDYWLCAATDRFIRIWNLESKLIISEIYPVKQSKVGLPWCTSITWSANGQFLFCGSTDGNIYVYEVKKQSI; this is encoded by the exons ATGGAAAACATAAAGGAAGCGGAAATATCCCTAAGGGGTGTTCTGGAAGGAGGACACAGCGACTGGGTGACGTCAGTGTCAACCCCCACTGACGCAAAGTTAAAAACCATTGTGAGCGCATCCAGAG ACAAGAAGCTAATCGTGTGGAACATCAACCCCGATGACGACTCAGGAGAAATAGGAACCGCAAAGAAATCCCTGACGGGGCATTCGCAAGCTATAAACGATGTGTCCATTTCGTCGGACGGGTTGTTTGCGCTGTCCGGATCATGGGACCACTCAGTTCGATTATGGGATTTGTCCTGTGGAGAAACGATTAGGTCATTCATTGGACACACTTCTGATGTTTTTAGTGTCTCCTTCAGTCCTGATAACAGGCAAATCGTTTCCGCCAGCAGAGATAAAACAATTAAACTATGGAACACCTTAGCTCAGTGTAAGTACACCATAACAGAACAGCAACATACGGACTGGATTACTTGCGTGagattttctccttcaccaAAGCAAGCCATTATTGTTTCTTGTGGATGGGATAAATTAGTTAAAGTatggaatttaaaaaattgtgattTGAATAAAAACTTGGAAGCACACACAGGTGTGTTGAACACAGTCACCATTTCACCAGATGGCTCATTATGTGCATCCGGAGGAAAGGACGGAGTAGCCAAATTGTGGGATGTCAACGAAGGAAAGCATTTGTACTCACTAGAAACTGGTTGTACAATAAATTCACTTTGCTTCTCTCCATGTGACTACTGGCTCTGTGCAGCAACGGACAGATTTATAAGAATATGGAACTTGGAAAGTAAGCTTATCATTTCGGAAATATACCCAGTGAAACAATCCAAAGTTGGATTACCCTGGTGTACTTCCATCACCTGGTCGGCAAATGGCCAATTCTTATTTTGTGGTTCCACGGATggaaatatttatgtatatgaagTGAAGAAACAATCCATTtag